The following are from one region of the Macrobrachium nipponense isolate FS-2020 chromosome 21, ASM1510439v2, whole genome shotgun sequence genome:
- the LOC135198062 gene encoding uncharacterized protein LOC135198062 encodes MRRQHQFAILVALVAAAAVSGRSAIQTDGDEAGGAFSPPVKKSPRVFVNTSVPFSVAPQPVRDTLEVAHAKQTFMKTFQRIHDAVIAADTEHLNYTVLEDDLTNTLDDGASGIAAVEGRTSTFANRGPAPVIGRDFQPGVSSGPRFSIFPDPVFEPEYFLPSVHVDPLLMSQFNPPLPPNPFIQQIRPFTQPGMAGTCYEIILLEPENEIFQISRGNSSFRSESTKSLNINTHSSLLDAISPAVEGRTRSNQISSPASQIPIPVGTPALPNFGSRKPVSHFRAPQLSFLSLLQSGGPTGR; translated from the coding sequence GTGGCGTTGGTGGCCGCGGCGGCAGTGTCAGGACGGAGCGCTATTCAAACGGATGGCGACGAGGCGGGAGGCGCCTTCAGCCCACCAGTGAAGAAGTCACCCAGGGTTTTTGTCAACACATCGGTGCCCTTCAGCGTTGCCCCGCAGCCAGTGAGGGACACCCTAGAAGTAGCCCATGCAAAACAGACGTTCATGAAAACGTTCCAGAGGATCCACGATGCGGTGATTGCAGCAGACACCGAACATCTAAACTACACGGTTCTAGAAGATGACCTGACCAACACCTTGGACGATGGAGCTTCCGGAATCGCTGCAGTTGAGGGGAGGACGTCCACCTTTGCTAACCGAGGACCTGCACCGGTCATAGGACGTGACTTCCAACCAGGCGTCAGCAGTGGACCAAGATTCAGCATTTTCCCAGATCCTGTGTTTGAGCCCGAGTACTTCCTGCCTTCGGTCCACGTGGATCCCCTTCTCATGAGTCAATTtaatccccctctcccccctaatCCATTTATCCAACAGATACGTCCTTTTACACAACCGGGGATGGCTGGCACGTGTTACGAGATCATCCTACTTGAGCCTGAGAACGAAATCTTCCAGATCTCGAGAGGTAATAGTAGTTTTCGTAGTGAATCCACCAAGAGCTTAAACATCAACACTCATAGTAGCTTACTTGATGCCATTTCACCCGCAGTCGAGGGCAGAACCCGATCTAACCAGATATCTTCTCCAGCCTCACAGATTCCTATACCCGTTGGCACGCCCGCCCTCCCAAACTTCGGCTCACGAAAGCCGGTGTCACATTTCAGAGCGCCGCAGCTGTCTTTCCTCAGCCTGCTTCAGAGCGGTGGTCCTACTGGGAGGTAG